The following are encoded in a window of Amaranthus tricolor cultivar Red isolate AtriRed21 chromosome 2, ASM2621246v1, whole genome shotgun sequence genomic DNA:
- the LOC130806319 gene encoding exocyst complex component EXO70A1, giving the protein MGSNNIERLLLARKSLNFSLEKVKSLGLALDKAGPRLDEIHQRLPLLEAAVRPIRANEDALVAVVGHIDRAVGPAAAVLKVFDAVHGLEKSLLSDPRNELPGYLAVLKRLEEALLFLGNNCGLAIQWLEDIVEYLEDNVLADERYLSDLKKSLKGLREFQNDGGKACLDGGLLDAALDKLENEFRSLLMENSVPLPMASGDDQACIAPSPLPVAVIQKLQAILGRLIANNRLDKCISIYVEVRSSNVRASLQALNLDYLEISISEFNDVQSIEGYIAQWGKHLEFAVKHLFEAEYKLCIDVFERIGLDVWMGCFAKIAAQAGILAFLQFGKTVTESKKDPIKLLKLLDIFSSLNKLRLDFNRLFGGAACAEIQNLTRDLIKRVIEGACEIFWELLVQVELQRQTPPPIDGSVPRLVSFVTEYCNRLLGDDYKPLLTQVLVIQRSWKNEKFQERLLINAIRDILKAIEVNLEAWSKMYEDPILSYVFLMNNHWHLYKHLRGTKLGNLLGDSWLKEHEQSKEYYAAFYLRETWAKLPALLSREGLILFSGGRATARDLVKRRLKKFNESFDEMYKKQSSWVVSDKELREKTWQLIVQTIVPVYRSYMQNYGPLVEQDPSSSKYAKYTAQSLEKMIMSLFLPKSGRYGSFKGRQYSGKFNVPADQLRQYSGKLNNVPADQPQRSPTATSS; this is encoded by the coding sequence ATGGGTAGTAATAACATTGAGAGATTGTTGTTAGCTAGGAAATCATTGAACTTTAGCTTAGAAAAGGTGAAATCTTTAGGGTTAGCTCTAGATAAAGCTGGGCCTAGATTGGATGAAATTCACCAAAGGTTGCCTTTACTTGAGGCTGCTGTTAGACCCATTAGGGCTAATGAGGATGCTCTTGTAGCTGTTGTGGGCCACATTGACCGGGCTGTGGGCCCTGCCGCGGCAGTTTTAAAGGTGTTTGATGCCGTCCATGGGTTAGAGAAGTCTTTGTTGTCCGACCCCAGGAATGAGCTTCCTGGGTATCTGGCAGTGCTTAAGAGGCTTGAGGAGGCATTACTTTTTTTAGGAAATAATTGTGGGTTGGCTATCCAGTGGTTGGAGGATATAGTGGAGTATTTGGAGGATAATGTGCTTGCTGATGAGAGGTACCTTTCGGATTTGAAGAAATCCTTAAAGGGTCTTAGAGAATTTCAGAATGATGGTGGGAAGGCTTGTCTTGATGGCGGGTTACTAGACGCGGCCTTAGATAAGTTAGAGAACGAATTTCGTAGTTTATTGATGGAAAATAGTGTCCCTCTTCCTATGGCTTCTGGTGATGACCAAGCTTGTATTGCCCCGTCTCCTCTTCCTGTAGCCGTGATTCAGAAGCTTCAAGCTATTCTCGGAAGGTTGATTGCTAATAATAGGCTTGATAAATGCATATCAATCTATGTTGAGGTCAGAAGTTCGAATGTGCGGGCAAGTTTGCAGGCTCTTAATTTGGATTATCTTGAGATCTCGATATCTGAATTCAACGATGTGCAGAGCATAGAGGGGTATATAGCTCAATGGGGAAAGCATTTGGAGTTTGCTGTGAAGCATTTATTTGAGGCCGAGTACAAGCTTTGTATTGACGTATTTGAGAGAATCGGTTTGGATGTGTGGATGGGTTGCTTCGCCAAAATTGCAGCGCAGGCTGGAATTCTTGCGTTTCTTCAGTTTGGGAAGACCGTGACTGAGAGCAAGAAAGATCCCATTAAACTTTTGAAGCTGTTGGACATTTTTTCATCTTTGAATAAACTTAGGTTGGATTTCAATCGGCTTTTTGGTGGAGCCGCTTGTGCTGAAATCCAGAATTTGACCCGAGATCTTATTAAGAGAGTCATTGAAGGTGCATGTGAGATATTTTGGGAACTTTTAGTTCAAGTTGAATTGCAGAGACAAACACCACCCCCTATTGATGGAAGTGTTCCTAGGCTCGTAAGTTTTGTTACCGAATACTGTAATAGACTACTTGGGGATGATTATAAGCCACTTTTGACTCAGGTTCTAGTTATTCAAAGAAGTTGGAAAAACGAAAAATTTCAAGAAAGGCTCCTTATTAATGCCATTCGAGATATACTCAAAGCTATTGAGGTGAACTTAGAGGCATGGTCTAAGATGTATGAAGATCCCATCCTTTCATATGTTTTCTTAATGAACAACCATTGGCATTTGTACAAGCATTTAAGGGGAACAAAGCTCGGTAATTTGTTGGGAGATTCCTGGTTAAAAGAACATGAACAATCCAAAGAATACTATGCTGCCTTTTATTTGAGAGAAACTTGGGCAAAGCTTCCGGCTTTATTAAGCCGGGAAGGTCTGATCCTCTTCTCTGGTGGTCGTGCTACTGCCCGAGACCTTGTCAAACGTCGCCTAAAGAAATTCAACGAGAGTTTTGATGAGATGTATAAGAAGCAGTCCAGTTGGGTTGTTTCAGACAAGGAGTTAAGAGAGAAAACTTGGCAGCTTATCGTACAAACAATTGTGCCTGTATACCGAAGCTACATGCAGAACTACGGGCCACTCGTGGAACAAGATCCCAGTTCAAGTAAGTATGCAAAGTATACAGCACAATCTTTGGAGAAAATGATAATGTCCTTATTTCTTCCTAAATCCGGAAGATATGGAAGCTTTAAAGGTCGGCAGTATAGTGGAAAATTCAATGTCCCAGCAGATCAACTTCGGCAGTATAGTGGAAAACTTAACAACGTCCCTGCAGATCAACCTCAACGATCTCCTACCGCTACTAGTTCATAG